In Streptomyces erythrochromogenes, the DNA window ACGTAGGACTGGTCGGCGGCGTTCGGGCTGTCGTCGGGTTTGGCCTTGGCGGCCTGTTCGGGGGTGAGCGTGCGGGACTTCTCGCCCGGCCTGCCCGGCGCGACGATCGAGGCCTGCCCGTCGTCGGCCCGGTCCGCACCGCCGTCCTGGCAGGCGGCGAGCGTCAGCAGGAGGCCGGCGGTGGCCGTCGCCGCGGCGAGCCGGAGGGGCCGCGCGGTCAAGGCCTTGCGGCCCCGGAGGTCTTTTGCCATGTCCATGAAGGGAAGATACTGCCGGGGTCCTGGTTCCGTTCCCCTGCGGACGGAACCGATCGGGCTCCCATGGGAGGCACAGTGACCTCGCTACACACCAGGAGAGCGGGCAACAGGAGGGTGGGGGTGGTCGTCGCGGCGGCCGGACTCCTCACGACCCTCCTCGCGGCCGGACCGGCCGCGGCCACCCCCGACCCGGGCGACCTGACGCCCGGCCACGGCAACCATCAGAGCGCGGGCATCCTGGAGGGCGGTGAACTCGCCCCGGGCACCATCCCCGGCCAGGACGAGATCGTGCACAGCGCCAACATCAAACCCCTGGCCAACATCCCCTCCACCGACCCCACAGTGATCAACTCGGACCTCGCGTTCCAGGGCAGGTACGCCTACGCGGGCAACTACAACGGCTTCACGATCTACGACATAGCCAACCCCAAGGCTCCGAAGAAGGTCACCGAGGTGCTCTGCCCCGGCGGGCAGAACGACATCTCCGTCGACGGCGACCTGCTCTTCCTCTCCACCGACTCCTCCCGCAGCGACGACTCCTGCAACAGCGTCTCGCAGCCCGCGACGGAGAAGTCCTCGTGGGAGGGCATCAAGATCTTCGACATCAAGGACAAGAAGAACCCCCGGTACATCAAGTCCGTCGAGACGGCCTGCGGCTCCCACACCCACACCCTGGTCCCGGGCCGCAAGGACATCTACCTCTACGTCTCCTCCTACTCCCCGAACGAGGCCTTCCCCGACTGCAAGCCGCCGCACGACGGCATCTCCGTGGTGAAGGTCCCGAAGAAGAGCCCGACGAATGCCGCGGTCGTGGCCTTCCCGGTGCTCTTCCCCGACGGCGGCAACCCGGGCGCGCCCACCAACCCCGGCGTCTCCAAGACCACGGGCTGCCACGACATCACCGTGCTGCCGTCGAAGGACCTGGCCGCCGGAGCCTGCATGGGCGACGGCATCCTCTTCGACATCAGCAGGCCCGAGCAGCCGCGCGTCATCGACCGGGTGCAGGACAACGTGAACTTCGCGTTCTGGCACTCGGCCACCTTCAACGAGCGCGCGAACAAGGTGGTGTTCACCGACGAACTCGGCGGCGGTGGCGGCGCCACCTGCAACGAGGCCACCGGCCCCAACCGGGGCGCCGACGGGATCTACGACATCACCGGCCGCGGGGACCAGCGCAAACTCGCCTTCCGCAGCTACTTCAAGATCCCGCGCCACCAGGCCGACACCGAGAACTGCGTGGCGCACAACGGCTCGCTGGTCCCGGTCGGCGGCGGCCGCGACATCATGGTGCAGGCCTGGTACCAGGGCGGCGTCTCGGTGTGGGAGTTCACCGACTCGGCCCGGCCCAGGGAGATCGCCTACTTCGAGCGCGGACCGCTGACGACGGACCGGCTGGGCCTCGGCGGTTCCTGGTCGGCGTACTACTACAACGGGCACATCTACTCGAACGACATCGCCAAGGGCCTCGACGTGCTGCGGCTCGACGACCGGCGGACGGACAGCGCCAAGCGGGTCCGCATGGACCGGCTCAACGTACAGACCCAGCCCGAGTACCGCTGAACCGAGTGAGGTCAGGGGTGTGAGGGAAACGTTCCGCCGGGCGGCAGCCCGCCGTCCGGCGGAACACCGAGCTCCCAGTCCAGCCCGTAGCGCTGGAACAGCTCCGCCCGCAGCCGCACGGCCGGCATCGGGGCCCCGGGCAGCAGCACCGCCACGACCGCGCCCATCAGCAGGGCGCGCAGCAGCGGGTAGTCCGCGTCCACGTCCGCCGAGCCGTACCGGGCGACGGTGTCCCGCAGCAGCTCGGCCAGCCGCCGCTGCTCCGGGCACTGCACGAACCCGTCGGCGGTGAGGATGCCGGCCATGTGCGTCCGCATCAGCAGCGGTTCGTCCCGGGCGAGCCCCAGGATCGCGTCGATGGCGCGCGCCAGCAGCTCCCGCCCGTCCTCGCTGCGGGGCTCCCGCTCCAGCGCGGCGCCCAGGGTGAGGTGCATCAGCCGGTGCACGGCCGACTGCAGCAACTGGCGTTTGCCCGGGAAGTAGTACGAGACCAGGCCGCGCGCAGCGCCCGCCCGGTCGGCGATGTCGCCGAGGGTCGTGGCCTCGTAGCCGCGCTCGGCGACGAGCTCCACCGTGGACTGCAGCAGCCGCTCCCGGGAACGTCTGCGCAATTCTTCATTGACCGATGCGCTGCGCGGGGACATGCTTACTCCTGCGTTGACTGGCTCACAGCCAATATACTCAGCGCACGGGGTCGCCTGCTCTGGGTGACACGGGGGATCATCCAGGGCAGGCCACGCCACTCGCGGCCGGCCTCGGTTCCAGGGGCTCGGCAGGGCGTCGCGCATCAGGCCCGGTGTCAGGGTTGGGGAGTCGCCGGCATACCGTTCGGCCCGCGGACGGCGTCCAGGACGGCCTGCCCCTGGCTGTCCACGAACTTGGTGAACAGCTGCTGGGAGTACCCGAAGATGACCGCCCACGCGATGATCTGAGCCGTGGAGTCGAGAGCGCTGAGGCCGGGCACGAAGCCGCCGCGCATGAGGAGCAGCCCCAGCGGAGCCGTGAGGGCGCCCGTCGGCAGCTTCAGGAGGGCCAGGACGACCGGCACGTTGTAGGGCAGTGCGGTCCCCCTGATCCGCCGCAGGGTCGCAGCGGACGCAATGGCCGCGGCCACGACACCCACGGTCTCGACGACGATGTAGTCGTACTTCTGAGCGGTCGCGGCGAGCATGGCGGTGGTCGGTGGAGTCGTCCCGGTGTCCCTGCTGTTCGACGGGCACACCACCTCGTACTCGCCGCCGCTCTCCGGGGTGAAACACAGCGGAATCGCGTTCTTCCACGCGAAGGTCAGGACCGCGACCAGGACCGCGGCCAGGAACAGGGCTCCGGTCACGGAGGCGACGATCCACACGAAGCTGCGGACGCGGAGGGTCTCCCTCCGCAGGAGTCGTCTGGCATGGCTGACCGTCTCGGCGAGGAAGGCACGCTCGCTCGGCGTGAGGCTGACGGCGGTCGCGCCCGGATCGAGCTCGTCGTGCTGGATCTTGCGCGCGAGCTCCGCCGCACGGATGCGACGCGGGTCGTCGGCGGCGAAGTGCTCGTCGATCAGCGCCAGCATCTGGGGGAGCAGGGCCTTGATGTCCTCGCCGGAGGCCATCCAGACCATGAGGTTCAAGGTCGTGTCGACGTGTGACTGGGCGACCCCGAGGTGCGCTGCCCGCCGTACGCGCGGATGCGAGTGGTGTTCCAGCACGGACCGGGCCTGCCGGAGCCCCTCGACGGCCTTCTCGGCGTAGGCCGGTGCCAGGTCGCGTCGCTCCGGGTCGGCCAGCGCCCGTGTCAACAGGGCGTCCAGGATGGCCTCCAGCTCGGAGATCCTCGCGTGCAGCCCCTCCTTCTGCTCCCACGGGCCCATCTCTCCGCGGGAGGCGCTGAACGGCAACCGGACGCGGAGCCACCCTTTCGTCTGCCTCAGCCACCCCTTGTCGACCGGTGGCCCATCCTTCGCGTCCGCCATCGGGCCTCCCTCGCTCACGTCACGGCTGCACGACGAGGGTCGGCAGGAGCCGGGCGCGCCTGCACGGCAACTCGCTCGGCCGGCCGACGAGGTTCACCGGAGAAACGATGTGGCAACTACGCCGATCGGCCCCCGGGCGGCCGCCCCCCCCGGACGACCCCTCACCGCTCCTGCGGGCGCGGGGCAGGTCTGCGGCCGCCGACGGAGACCGATGCCGCGAGGACCACCAGGGCCGCGCCCAGGAGCCAGCCCGCCAGGACGTCCGAGAACCAGTGCACGCCGAGGTAGAGCCGGGTGAAGCCGACGCCGAGGACCGTCACGGCCGCCGCGGCCCAGGCGGCCGGGGCCCACTTCGGAGCCGGGCCGGGGATCAGCCACAGCAGCATCCCGCACACCACCGTCGCCGTCAGGGCGTGGCCCGACGGGTAGGCCGCGTAGTGCGCCGAGTCCACCGGGTCCGACCACACCGGGCGCTCCCGCCCCACCGCCGCCTTCAGCCCCTGCTGCACCAGCGTGGCCACCACCGCGGCGAGCGCCACCCGCAGTGCCCGCTCCCGGTCGCCCCGCCACCACAGCAGGAAGCAGGCCGCGGTCGCCAGCACCCTCATCGTCCACGGGTCCCAGACCCAGTCGGACAGCACCCGCATGGACTGCGTGACCCCGGAGTGGGCGACGGCATGGGCGTGCAGGTCCCGCGCGACCCGTTCGTCCCAGGCGAGCAGGGGCTGCCAGCCCGCGACCACCAGGGCGGTCAGCACCGCCCCGAGCAGCGCGCAGCCGAT includes these proteins:
- a CDS encoding LVIVD repeat-containing protein; this encodes MGGTVTSLHTRRAGNRRVGVVVAAAGLLTTLLAAGPAAATPDPGDLTPGHGNHQSAGILEGGELAPGTIPGQDEIVHSANIKPLANIPSTDPTVINSDLAFQGRYAYAGNYNGFTIYDIANPKAPKKVTEVLCPGGQNDISVDGDLLFLSTDSSRSDDSCNSVSQPATEKSSWEGIKIFDIKDKKNPRYIKSVETACGSHTHTLVPGRKDIYLYVSSYSPNEAFPDCKPPHDGISVVKVPKKSPTNAAVVAFPVLFPDGGNPGAPTNPGVSKTTGCHDITVLPSKDLAAGACMGDGILFDISRPEQPRVIDRVQDNVNFAFWHSATFNERANKVVFTDELGGGGGATCNEATGPNRGADGIYDITGRGDQRKLAFRSYFKIPRHQADTENCVAHNGSLVPVGGGRDIMVQAWYQGGVSVWEFTDSARPREIAYFERGPLTTDRLGLGGSWSAYYYNGHIYSNDIAKGLDVLRLDDRRTDSAKRVRMDRLNVQTQPEYR
- a CDS encoding TetR/AcrR family transcriptional regulator produces the protein MSPRSASVNEELRRRSRERLLQSTVELVAERGYEATTLGDIADRAGAARGLVSYYFPGKRQLLQSAVHRLMHLTLGAALEREPRSEDGRELLARAIDAILGLARDEPLLMRTHMAGILTADGFVQCPEQRRLAELLRDTVARYGSADVDADYPLLRALLMGAVVAVLLPGAPMPAVRLRAELFQRYGLDWELGVPPDGGLPPGGTFPSHP
- a CDS encoding phosphatase PAP2 family protein, giving the protein MGIGCALLGAVLTALVVAGWQPLLAWDERVARDLHAHAVAHSGVTQSMRVLSDWVWDPWTMRVLATAACFLLWWRGDRERALRVALAAVVATLVQQGLKAAVGRERPVWSDPVDSAHYAAYPSGHALTATVVCGMLLWLIPGPAPKWAPAAWAAAAVTVLGVGFTRLYLGVHWFSDVLAGWLLGAALVVLAASVSVGGRRPAPRPQER